The Chitinophagales bacterium DNA segment CCTGAATAGCTTAGCATGAAAATTCTTTGATTTTTATGTGATAAAAGCCAACGGATAGGCAAAAACAGCATAGATAGTAAAACCAATCCAATAACTAATGATAAAAAGGCATGGGTATTGTCTGTCTCAGATTTGGTATGTAAAAATGAGGTCGCAGCGAAAGATAGAATTACAAAAAGACTAAGATTTATCTTCACGTAAAATGTCTCTTATCACATAGACTAACCCTAGTAGGAGAAACAAGGTAGCAAATAATGCGGTACCGTATGCTTGACTTGCTTGCCATTTCGAGTCTACCCAATTACCTATAAAATAACCAACACCTATAAATACTAACAATTGAAATGCAAGCCCACTGTATTTTGCTAGTCTATTAATCTTTTTATTATTGCTTTCCACCTTCGGTATAGCCTACTTATTTTGATTAAATGACTGCTGTTGTGGATTCATTATCGGTTTGTTAATAGTAAGATTTTGAGAACCAGACATTGTAATTTTAGCTTGAATAACGGCCCCTTCATCTACAATTAGTTTCTTACTCGTAATATTGCCATCAATGTTGGCGGTTTTAGTTACTTTAAGAGTTTCATTTACTTGAATATTCCCTTTGACCATGCCGTCTATATTTCCGTTTGTACAGACTATATCGCCGGTTATTGAACTGCTTGGACCAGTCACCAATCGCCCTTTAGCTAAAATATTCCCAATTATTTTTCCATCGATTCTTAAATCTCCTTCCGTTTTAATATCTCCTTCAATAGTAGTTCCTGAACCTATGTTGTTGATTACCTGCATTGAGAATGATTGCGGGACTTCTTCTTTTTTGTTAAACATGAAATTGATTTTTGAAAATTTAGTAGGGACAAATATACAAAGTTTGAAGTATATGTAAAAGAATCAAAATTCAAAAAAACCAGAATGTTAGCAGCTATCTTTATTTTTTTTGATTGCTATCTATCGCTTCATTCTCTTGCAATTGTATTTTATTAGCGGGTATTTCTCCCTTTAGTACTTGTTTGATATTTTCTACCCATAGGTCGTTTTCTTTTGTCTTTCTCCTCAGTTCATCGGTCTCTTGAACGAGATCCCTTAGTTGCTTTCTCATAGCATCTTCACCTATCCCAGGCATATAATATTTGAGCGAGGTAAAAGATATGAGCAAAATTGATAATAGCATACCTATAACCAGAACAGTAGAAGCAAGCAACAATACATTGAGCTTAGATAAGTATAAACTATATTCTGTCTCAAATGTAGACTCATTATATATGACTAGTCTATACTTGTACTTTAAGTTCTTATAAATTTTTTTTAATCTCGACGTTGTCATTTACCTACTTTTGCAATACAAAACTTTACTTTATCGATCTATATTTACAATAAATATAGCTAACAAAGGTTATATATAGTGCACGAAATTACAAAAAAAATTGAGAAATAATTGTTTAATCTGCTTGTTTGTGGGCATTGCCTTATTACTAGCATCGTGCTCGAAAACAAAATTTAGTGGATTTAGGCAATATACCACAAATTTTATTTCTTACTATAATACCTATTTCAATATTAAGCAGCTCTATAAAGTCGGATATCGCGAATCTGTTTTCGAAAAGCAGGAGACGTCTAATGATATAATCTCTGTTTTCGAATATGAAAATGACCCTCAATTCTTCGAGGGTTCTGCTCAGTTCAAAGGTACAACAGTCAAAGTCAGCAAATTGCTCGTATTAAGACCGTACAATAAATGGATGGACGATGCCCTTCTCATTGAAGGTAAGATTCGATATCTGAAAGGAGATCTAGACTCGGCAGTTCAGTTTTTATCTTATCTAGTGGACTATTATCCAAAAGGCTATATGGCAGGACATCTACCTGGAGGAAAATTGAAAGGATTTGATGATATGGTGAGACAAGCTGTGAGAAAAAAAGAACCCATAAATCAACCTAAGCTTAAATATAAATTTGCCAGAAATGAGGGCATCATATGGTTAGCAAAAGCATATATAAAGAAAGGTTCATTTGAGCGCGCACTCAATCTAATATATATGGCTGAGGCTGATATGGGATTTCCAGTGGAATATCGAAAGGACCTCCTAAAGGTAAAGACTATGCTCGCCATTGAGAAAAAAGAATACATCAAAGCTACAGAGTATTTAAATATACTCATAAACGAATATAAGCTGACCAAGAAAGAACGTGGGAGGCTTTATTTCATCTTAGGTCAGATTAAAGAGAAGGAAAAAAAGTATAATCAAGCTAGTAGTTATTTTGAGTTAGCATTAGCTAATAAATTGAAGAATGATTTGGAATTCGAGGCTAAACTGAGAATGCTTACCTATGCATCGGGAGAAAGTTCACTTCCTGAACTCAAGAAAATGCTTAACAAAGGTAAATATGAGCATAGTATTGATAAGGTTTATTTTGCTATAGCGAATGTGTTGATAGAAAAAAAACAAACCAAAGAAGCCTTAGAATATTATCAAAAATCTATAGCGAGTTCTAAGAATTCTAATCAAAAGTTTCTGGTATATGAAAAAGTGGGATCTATCTTCTATGAAAAATCAGACTATGTATTATCTGCTCAATACTACGATAGCGCGCAGCGAGTCATTCCACAAAATTACCCAAATAAAAAAGATTTCTTAAAGAAAGTCGAAGCATTGAATAAACTTTTAGTTCAATATAATATATATATATCCAAGGACTCTATTCTA contains these protein-coding regions:
- a CDS encoding AtpZ/AtpI family protein codes for the protein MESNNKKINRLAKYSGLAFQLLVFIGVGYFIGNWVDSKWQASQAYGTALFATLFLLLGLVYVIRDILREDKS
- a CDS encoding polymer-forming cytoskeletal protein — protein: MQVINNIGSGTTIEGDIKTEGDLRIDGKIIGNILAKGRLVTGPSSSITGDIVCTNGNIDGMVKGNIQVNETLKVTKTANIDGNITSKKLIVDEGAVIQAKITMSGSQNLTINKPIMNPQQQSFNQNK